A region of the Amycolatopsis sp. cg13 genome:
AGCCGTTGGCCGCCAGGTGCAGGAAGCTCTGCACAGTGCACGGAGCCTGCGCGCGGTTGAGCTTCAGCGGAAGCAGGCCCTGGTTGGAAAACACCGCGACGTCGACACTGCCGTGGTTCGGCGTGTGCTTCGGGTCGCGCGGGAGCGAAACCGGGCGCACCGCGGGGTCGTCCGGAGTCGAGGTGTACTGGCACGGCCCCGAGGTGACCTTCGGCGGTGCCGAATCCGCGGCCGAAGCCGGTGCAGCCACGGCGACCAGCGACAACGCGGTCAGCACGGACACGAGCAGTTTCTTCATTCCGGTTCCCTCCCAGTGCACGGAGGATCGCAGTATAGGGACGGGAAACTGCCCGCGCTTCCGGCGAAAGTCGCATCCTGACCGGTTCCTGACACCGGCCTCCTACCGTGCGGTTTCATGATCGCTTCCCTCGCCGCGGGACTGGCCGGACTGGTCGCCGGGCTCCTGGCCGTCCCCGCCGGTCCCGTGCAGCAACCGCTCGCGTCCTCCGCCGCCGAACAGCAGGCCGTGTTCGCCTACTGGACCCCGCAACGGCTGGCCGCGCTGACCGAGCCGTCGTCTCAGAATCCGCCGAAGAGCGGCCCCGACGGTGCCCCGTGGCCGGATCCGCTCCCGAAGACCATCGGTCGGCTCTTCTACACCGACCACGGCGAGGACGCGAGCTGCACGGCGACCGTCGTCCGCAGCAAGAACCGCAGCACGATCGTCACCGCCGGGCATTGCCTCAACGACACCGATCTCCTCGGCGAGCACAACGCCTGGAACGCGCACGTCATGTTCATCCCCGGCTACCACGACGGTCAGGCGCCGTACGGGAAGTTCGCCGCCCGCCTCGGCGTCGCCGACCGCACCTGGCTCGCGAACGATCAGCAGAACGCGCAGAAATTCGACACCTACGACCAGGCCTTCGCGGTCCTCGGCCCGAACGAATCAGGACAACTGGTGCAGGACGCGGTCGGCGCGCAGCAGATCGGGTTCGACCGGCCGGGCGCGGCGAAGGTGACTCAGTTCGGCTACCCGCGGGCAGCGTCCGATCCGGCGCGCGAGGGTCTGCCGGAGTACACCGGGGCGCGGCTGGCGTATTGCACTGGCACCGCACGGCATTGGACCGGCACCGCCACCTATCCGGACTCTCCCGATCAGTGGGGCACGGCGTGCGTCATGGGCGGCGGTTCGAGCGGCGGCCCGCGGTTGCGCGACTTCAACCCGGCGACCGGACTGGGCACGGTCGTCGGAGACAACACGCACGCGGGATTCTTTGCCGCGAACGGGAAACCGTGTGAGCGCGATGCGGGCTGCACGCGGTATCTGGTGGGACCGCAGTTCAGCAGCAAGGTGACGAAGCCGCTGTACGAAGTCGCGCAGCGTTAGCCCTTCAGCTCCGCGATCAACTGGTCCGCCGCCGCGAACGGGTCCAGCTCCGCGGCCACCACCCGCTCTGCCAGCTCCCCCAGCCGATCGCCGTGCCGGAGATCCGCCAGCTCCGCGTGCAACCGGCGCAACGCGATCGCGGCGACTTCCTCACGGGCACGAGCGGCGCGGCGGCGGTCCAATTCCCCATGTGCGACAAGCCATTCGTGGTGCGTGCGCAACGCTGACACCACCTCGTCGACGCCCTCGCCCTTCGCCGCCACCGTGCGAACGATCGGCTGCCGCCAGCTCGGCCCGCGCAATTCGCGGCGGGCCAAGGTGATCATCTGCTTCAGGTCGTGCACCGTCGCATCAGCGCCATCGCGGTCGGCTTTGTTGACCACGAACACATCCGCGATCTCCAAGACGCCCGCTTTCGCCGCCTGGATGC
Encoded here:
- a CDS encoding serine protease; the encoded protein is MIASLAAGLAGLVAGLLAVPAGPVQQPLASSAAEQQAVFAYWTPQRLAALTEPSSQNPPKSGPDGAPWPDPLPKTIGRLFYTDHGEDASCTATVVRSKNRSTIVTAGHCLNDTDLLGEHNAWNAHVMFIPGYHDGQAPYGKFAARLGVADRTWLANDQQNAQKFDTYDQAFAVLGPNESGQLVQDAVGAQQIGFDRPGAAKVTQFGYPRAASDPAREGLPEYTGARLAYCTGTARHWTGTATYPDSPDQWGTACVMGGGSSGGPRLRDFNPATGLGTVVGDNTHAGFFAANGKPCERDAGCTRYLVGPQFSSKVTKPLYEVAQR